A stretch of the Medicago truncatula cultivar Jemalong A17 chromosome 5, MtrunA17r5.0-ANR, whole genome shotgun sequence genome encodes the following:
- the LOC11432313 gene encoding NDR1/HIN1-like protein 13, translated as MADRVHPRDSPPVSPKPPLDKPVPPPGTYVIKIPKDIVHRVPPPENARRYEQYTRKKHRRNRHCCCLCWFIGIIFILIALLGIAAGIFYLVFRPKAPNYTIENITIRGINITSPSSTTGISPEFDVTVKADNPNDKIGISYEKDSSAEIFYKDMRLCNGILPSFYQPSNNVTVFKTMLKGNGVKMSSEDQRALVKAQTKQEVQLMVKLRAPVKIKVGSVKTWKITVKVDCDLMVDKLTANAKIVSRSCTFRVDLW; from the coding sequence ATGGCTGACCGTGTTCACCCCCGTGACTCACCACCAGTTTCTCCAAAACCACCGTTGGATAAGCCTGTTCCACCACCGGGAACTTATGTCATCAAGATTCCGAAAGACATAGTCCACCGAGTCCCTCCACCGGAGAATGCTCGCCGTTACGAACAATACACACGAAAGAAACACCGTCGGAACCGTCATTGCTGCTGCCTTTGCTGGTTCATTGGAATAATTTTCATCCTCATCGCGCTCCTTGGTATTGCCGCCGGCATTTTCTACCTTGTTTTCCGTCCAAAAGCACCAAACTACACCATCGAAAACATCACCATTAGAGGAATCAACATAACCTCACCGTCATCCACGACAGGGATCTCGCCGGAGTTTGATGTCACTGTGAAAGCTGATAACCCTAATGACAAGATTGGAATAAGTTATGAGAAAGATAGCTCTGCCGAAATCTTCTATAAAGACATGAGGCTATGTAATGGCATTTTGCCATCGTTTTATCAACCGTCAAATAATGTAACAGTGTTCAAGACGATGTTAAAAGGTAACGGAGTTAAAATGAGTAGCGAAGATCAAAGAGCGTTGGTGAAGGCGCAAACTAAACAGGAAGTGCAGTTAATGGTTAAATTGAGAGCGCCGGTGAAAATAAAAGTGGGGTCCGTTAAGACATGGAAGATTACCGTTAAAGTTGATTGTGATTTGATGGTGGATAAATTAACTGCCAATGCTAAGATTGTTTCTAGGAGCTGTACTTTTAGAGTGGATCtttggtaa
- the LOC11423231 gene encoding uncharacterized protein isoform X1, producing the protein MLASKSSTLFPGDHRAGNHPPPPWTTPPSPELHTGTLLPSWCPFLQRSMQLHFIDFCSFVFYLIHRNFLDYECLLMGAYSPSNHASHRLKVTSCVISPKDLYFAKLRDKKWVTILVWRVTLIGIDELEIQSFRSSSSTVPNGLTINAGSPEVTYYAIFLFGSYLYEQFNITKLAGQFAGS; encoded by the exons ATGCTCGCTTCAAAATCATCCACTTTATTTCCCGgcgaccaccgcgccggaaatcACCCTCCTCCACCGTG GACAACACCACCGTCACCGGAGCTTCACACCGGAACATTACTGCCGTCATGGTGTCCTTTCCTTCAAAG gTCGATGCAGCTTCACTTCATTGATTTTTGTtcgtttgttttttatttgatccACCGTAATTTCCTTGATTATGAGTGTTTGTTGATGGGAGCATATTCACCATCAAACCATGCAAGCCACCGTCTCAAAGTAACATCATGTGTAATTTCG CCCAAAGATCTCTACTTTGCAAAGTTGAGAGATAAAAAATG GGTGACGATTCTGGTCTGGAGAGTGACATTGATTGGAATCGATGAGCTTGAGATTCAGAGCTTTCGTTCCTCAAGTTCAACTGTTCCAAATGGACTGACTATTAATGCTGGGTCTCCAGAGGTAACCTATTATGCCATATTTCTTTTCGGAAGTTATCTTTATGAGCAGTTTAATATTACAAAACTAGCAGGCCAATTTGCTGGAAGTTAA
- the LOC11423231 gene encoding uncharacterized protein isoform X2: MLASKSSTLFPGDHRAGNHPPPPWTTPPSPELHTGTLLPSWCPFLQRSMQLHFIDFCSFVFYLIHRNFLDYECLLMGAYSPSNHASHRLKVTSCVISPKDLYFAKLRDKKWVTILVWRVTLIGIDELEIQSFRSSSSTVPNGLTINAGSPEVEMLIILFVVIFFLVAMDGGDQHHH, translated from the exons ATGCTCGCTTCAAAATCATCCACTTTATTTCCCGgcgaccaccgcgccggaaatcACCCTCCTCCACCGTG GACAACACCACCGTCACCGGAGCTTCACACCGGAACATTACTGCCGTCATGGTGTCCTTTCCTTCAAAG gTCGATGCAGCTTCACTTCATTGATTTTTGTtcgtttgttttttatttgatccACCGTAATTTCCTTGATTATGAGTGTTTGTTGATGGGAGCATATTCACCATCAAACCATGCAAGCCACCGTCTCAAAGTAACATCATGTGTAATTTCG CCCAAAGATCTCTACTTTGCAAAGTTGAGAGATAAAAAATG GGTGACGATTCTGGTCTGGAGAGTGACATTGATTGGAATCGATGAGCTTGAGATTCAGAGCTTTCGTTCCTCAAGTTCAACTGTTCCAAATGGACTGACTATTAATGCTGGGTCTCCAGAG GTAGAGATGTTGATCATACTATTTGTTGTCATATTCTTTTTGGTTGCTATGGATGGAGGTGATCAACACCATCACTAA
- the LOC11425729 gene encoding protein ROLLING AND ERECT LEAF 2, which yields MGASSSKMEEDKALQLCRERKKFVRQALDGRCSLAAAHISYVQSLRIVGTALSKFTEPEPHSESSLYTNATPEALALTDKAMSQSSPSMSQQIDAGETHSFYTTPSPPSSSKFHANHMKFGSFSSKKVEEKPPVPVIATVTSSGIAQNGSRMSETEAFEDSSVPDGTPQWDFFGLFNPVDHQFSFQEPKGMPHHIGNAEEGGIPDLEDDEEKASSCGSEGSRDSEDEFDEEPTAETLVQRFENLNRANNHVQENVLPVKGDSVSEVELVSEKGNFPNSSPSKKLPMAALLPPEANKSTEKENHSENKVTPKNFFSSMKDIEVLFNRASDSGKEVPRMLEANKFHFRPIFQGKKDGSLASFICKACFSCGEDPSQVPEEPAQNSVKYLTWHRTASSRSSSSKNPLDANSRENVEDLTNNLFDNSCMNAGSHASTLDRLHAWERKLYDEVKASEIVRKEYDAKCKILRNLESKAEKTSTVDKTRAAVKDLHSRIRVAIHRIDSISKRIEELRDKELQPQLEELIEGLNRMWEVMHECHKLQFQIMSASYNNSHARITMHSELRRQITAYLENELQFLSSSFTKWIEAQKSYLQAINGWIHKCVPLQQKSVKRKRRPQSELLIQYGPPIYATCDVWLKKLGTLPVKDVVDSIKSLAADTARFLPYQDKNQGKEPHSHIGGESADGLLRDDISEDWISGFDRFRANLIRFLGQLNSLSGSSVKMYRELRQAIQEAKNNYHRLNSQSQNGHLNYQSYHGHHHNSESQDEQSQSQSQVV from the exons ATGGGAGCTTCAAGCTCTAAAATGGAGGAGGATAAGGCGCTGCAACTGTGCCGGGAAAGGAAGAAATTTGTTAGGCAAGCGCTTGATGGCCGTTGCTCACTAGCAGCTGCACATATTTCATATGTTCAGTCACTGAGAATTGTAGGAACAGCTCTTAGTAAATTCACAGAACCTGAACCTCACTCTGAGTCTTCCTTATATACTAATGCAACACCAGAAGCACTTGCTTTAACTGATAAGGCAATGTCACAGTCTTCGCCGTCCATGTCACAACAAATCGATGCAGGGGAAACACACAGCTTCTATACAACTCCGTCTCCTCCTAGTTCTAGTAAGTTCCATGCTAATCATATGAAATTTGGTagtttttcttctaaaaaagtCGAAGAAAAACCACCTGTACCTGTTATAGCGACGGTAACGTCATCAGGCATCGCACAAAATGGAAGTAGAATGTCCGAAACAGAAGCATTTGAAGACTCTTCTGTTCCTGATGGAACTCCACAATGGGATTTCTTCGGTCTTTTTAATCCTGttgatcatcaattttcttttcaagaACCGAAGGGCATGCCTCATCATATAGGGAATGCTGAGGAGGGAGGAATTCCTGACttggaagatgatgaagagaaGGCTTCTTCTTGTGGAAGTGAAGGCTCGCGGGATTCTGAGGATGAATTTGACGAAGAGCCTACTGCAGAAACTCTAGTCCAGAGATTTGAAAATCTAAATAGAGCTAATAACCATGTTCAAGAAAATGTTTTGCCTGTGAAAGGGGATTCAGTTTCTGAAGTTGAATTGGTAAGCGAGAAGGGAAACTTTCCTAATTCATCTCCATCAAAGAAATTGCCTATGGCAGCTTTGCTTCCACCCGAAGCAAATAAATCAACCGAGAAAGAGAATCATAGTGAAAATAAAGTCACTCCTAAGAATTTCTTTTCAAGCATGAAGGATATTGAAGTTCTCTTTAATAGAGCTTCGGATTCTGGCAAAGAGGTTCCAAGGATGCTTGAAGCCAATAAATTTCACTTTCGACCGATATTTCAAGGAAAAAAAG ACGGTTCTTTGGCATCCTTTATTTGTAAGGCATGTTTCTCATGTGGGGAAGACCCAAGTCAAGTTCCAGAAG AGCCTGCTCAAAACTCAGTTAAGTACTTAACTTGGCATAGGACAGCATCATCTCGATCCTCCTCCTCTAAAAACCCTTTAGATGCAAACTCAAGAGAAAATGTAGAGGATCTCACCAATAATCTCTTTGATAATTCGTGTATGAACGCTGGAAGCCATGCATCAACCTTGGACAGGCTACATGCTTGGGAAAGGAAGCTCTATGATGAAGTGAAG GCTAGTGAGATTGTCAGAAAGGAATATGACGCGAAGTGTAAAATCTTGAGGAACCTGGAATCAAAAGCAGAAAAGACCTCCACTGTTGATAAAACTCGTGCTGCAGTCAAGGATCTGCACTCAAGAATCAGAGTTGCGATTCACAGGATAGACTCTATATCAAAGAGGATTGAGGAGTTGCGAGACAAAGAGCTTCAGCCACAACTTGAGGAATTGATCGAAGG GTTAAATCGAATGTGGGAAGTGATGCATGAATGCCACAAACTTCAGTTTCAGATCATGTCGGCATCATATAACAACAGCCATGCTAGAATCACCATGCATTCCGAATTACGCAGGCAGATTACTGCCTATCTTGAAAATGAACTCCAGTTTCTATCATCAAGCTTCACCAAGTGGATTGAAGCTCAGAAGTCCTATCTGCAGGCTATTAATGGCTGGATTCACAAATGTGTTCCTCTTCAACAAAAGTCAGTCAAGAGAAAAAGGAGGCCACAATCTGAACTTCTTATACAATATGGTCCTCCAATATACGCCACATGTGATGTCTGGTTGAAAAAGCTCGGGACATTACCTGTCAAGGATGTTGTTGATTCTATTAAGAGTTTAGCAGCTGATACTGCGCGGTTCTTACCATATCAAGACAAGAACCAGGGAAAAGAACCTCATTCTCATATTGGCGGTGAATCAGCAGATGGTTTATTAAGAGATGACATATCGGAAGACTGGATTTCAGGTTTTGATCGGTTTCGAGCAAACTTGATTCGATTTCTTGGTCAATTAAATAGTTTGTCTGGTTCTTCTGTCAAAATGTACAGAGAACTTAGACAAGCCATTCAGGAAGCTAAGAACAATTATCACCGGCTCAATTCTCAGTCTCAGAATGGTCATTTGAATTATCAGTCTTATCATGGTCACCACCATAATTCTGAATCTCAAGATGAGCAATCACAGTCACAATCTCAAGTTgtttag
- the LOC11435197 gene encoding uncharacterized protein — protein sequence MNSFTAEDLSTIGGIATVSILHSFIPTHWLPFSIVGRAQKWTLSRTLFVTAFGAILHVISTSLLGITAITMANTIAGEETVHKLASLLLVFLGGMYIILFLMGKGGHSHSHNQPMEKMAVAGLILVPALSPCATTLPVFLAVGNSSSMMVLAIIVLLLSTISVMTSLVALSFYGASQLKFHWVERYDKLLVGSVLCLVGVLTLMFHDHDHNHGEVASVGEHLH from the exons ATGAATAGTTTCACCGCCGAAGATCTGTCCACAATCGGAGGAATCGCCACCGTATCGATTCTCCATTCATTCATTCCTACACACTGGCTTCCTTTTTCCATCGTGGGTCGTGCTCAGAAATGGACCCTTTCCAGAACCCTCTTTGTTA CTGCATTTGGAGCAATTTTGCATGTAATATCCACTTCACTGCTTGGTATAACAGCAATTACCATGGCTAACACCATTGCTGGTGAAGAAACAGTGCATAAGCTTGCTTCACTTTTGCTCGTATTTCTCGGTGGTATGTATATTATATTGTTTCTTATGGGAAAAGGTGGCCATAGTCATTCGCACAACCAACCCATGGAGAAAATGGCTGTAGCCGGGCTTATTCTTGTTCCTGCATTGTCTCCTTGTGCTACAACACTTCCAGTATTTCTTGCTGTTGGAAATTCATCTTCCATGATGGTGCTCGCCATCATTGTGCTGCTACTCAg CACAATTTCCGTGATGACTTCACTAGTAGCATTGTCATTTTATGGGGCCAGTCAGCTGAAGTTTCATTGGGTGGAGCGGTACGACAAACTTCTTGTTGGTTCAGTACTGTGTTTAGTAGGAGTGTTAACCCTAATGTTTCATGATCATGATCATAATCATGGAGAAGTAGCTTCTGTTGGAGAGCACTTGCATTGA